One stretch of Rhodoferax lithotrophicus DNA includes these proteins:
- a CDS encoding ShlB/FhaC/HecB family hemolysin secretion/activation protein: MMKKLVRFLVSTALSLAYAGSFAQPVATFSINGYRVLGNSLLSPEVVHLSTRPFTGAQSSFETIQLALESLEQAYVNSGYGSVRVEIPEQELESGIVTLQVVEGVLGEVTIEPHTYFDADNVRNALPALRVNEPVNIHELNRNLVLSNEGGVKVTNVTFKRSANNRDVDATVKVSADNPTRWLALIDNTGSHTTGLYRTGLIYQHANLFNRDHSLLLQAMTSPDHLSDVRILGLGYHVPLYGWGDSVDFNISSSNVDSGQVAQAGGGPDLSISGSGTMLGVRYTHNFAATAELQHAVSVSLEQRSYGSSVTPRGTTTSLVPDLSTRPLSLSYTSSWHSSRRDLVNSLTWLKNLPGGSHGNTADFNQPGGRAGADAGFQTLKVSMLYTERFASQWMLRAGVSAQSTSDLLIAAEQFGAGGSDSVRGFDEREILGDMGVRAGLELWAPAWNADPWRMIPLGFLEGARVLRNQPAAGEIPSQAISSVGLGLRAAYGRNLTLRMDWGYVLKGVTGITGPVSSDQKLHASMAWVF; encoded by the coding sequence ATGATGAAGAAACTGGTTCGTTTTTTAGTCTCAACGGCATTGTCTTTGGCTTATGCCGGGTCTTTTGCGCAGCCGGTTGCCACATTTTCAATCAACGGCTACCGTGTGCTGGGGAATTCACTTCTGAGCCCGGAAGTGGTGCATTTGTCCACCCGGCCGTTCACGGGTGCGCAATCCAGTTTCGAAACCATCCAGTTGGCACTGGAGTCCCTTGAACAAGCCTATGTCAATTCGGGTTACGGTTCGGTGCGGGTTGAAATCCCCGAGCAGGAACTGGAGTCTGGCATCGTCACACTGCAAGTGGTGGAAGGGGTCTTGGGCGAGGTCACCATTGAACCCCATACTTATTTTGATGCGGACAACGTGCGCAACGCCTTGCCTGCCTTGCGCGTGAATGAGCCCGTCAACATCCATGAGCTCAACCGTAACCTCGTGTTGTCCAACGAGGGGGGTGTCAAAGTGACCAACGTTACGTTCAAACGCAGTGCCAATAACCGTGATGTGGATGCCACGGTGAAGGTAAGTGCAGATAACCCAACACGCTGGCTGGCGTTGATCGACAACACGGGCTCGCATACCACCGGGCTCTACCGCACAGGCCTGATTTACCAGCACGCCAATCTTTTTAACCGTGACCACAGCCTGTTGCTGCAAGCCATGACCAGCCCGGATCATCTGAGTGATGTGCGTATTTTGGGGTTGGGTTACCACGTGCCACTCTATGGATGGGGTGATTCTGTGGACTTCAACATCAGCAGCTCCAACGTGGATTCTGGTCAAGTGGCGCAAGCGGGGGGGGGGCCAGATTTGAGTATCAGTGGCAGTGGCACCATGCTGGGGGTTCGTTACACGCACAATTTTGCGGCCACGGCCGAGTTGCAGCATGCGGTCAGCGTGAGTCTGGAGCAGCGTTCTTATGGCAGCAGTGTCACCCCGCGGGGAACGACCACCAGTCTGGTGCCTGACCTGAGCACCCGGCCCTTGAGTCTGAGTTACACCAGCAGTTGGCACAGTAGCCGCAGGGACCTGGTGAACAGTTTGACCTGGCTGAAAAATCTGCCAGGTGGCAGCCATGGTAATACCGCAGACTTTAATCAGCCTGGCGGCCGCGCCGGGGCTGATGCAGGTTTTCAAACCCTCAAAGTCAGCATGCTGTACACCGAACGCTTTGCTTCACAGTGGATGCTGCGCGCCGGTGTGTCGGCTCAAAGTACCTCGGATTTGTTGATAGCGGCAGAGCAGTTTGGCGCAGGTGGCAGTGACAGTGTGCGTGGTTTTGATGAGCGCGAAATTTTGGGTGATATGGGGGTGCGCGCAGGACTGGAGCTGTGGGCTCCTGCGTGGAATGCTGACCCTTGGCGCATGATTCCCCTGGGTTTTCTGGAGGGCGCGCGTGTGTTGCGCAACCAGCCCGCCGCTGGCGAAATTCCGAGCCAAGCCATCAGCAGCGTGGGTCTGGGCCTGCGCGCAGCCTATGGTCGCAACCTCACGTTGCGCATGGATTGGGGCTACGTTCTTAAAGGGGTGACCGGTATCACCGGGCCTGTGAGCTCAGATCAAAAACTACACGCGTCCATGGCGTGGGTGTTTTAA
- the dacB gene encoding D-alanyl-D-alanine carboxypeptidase/D-alanyl-D-alanine endopeptidase, translated as MIQLPKPMLLMLCGLLSALWAQAQAQAQAQPLPFAVETALTQARVPLEAVSIWVAQADRQVPPRLSHRADVPMNPASVTKLVTIYAALDLLGPAFVWHTPVWLDGPVKAGVLQGNLVIQGQGDPKLVVERLWLLLRRVQGMGVQRIAGNIVLDRHTFAVPPTDPGEFDGEPLRPANTSADALLLNFKTMVITFTPDANGLIARVQVDPPLAGVVLPTQVPLSTSAVCGDYRAALKANFSDPQRIQLAGSFPASCGEKVWSVAYPDPVSYNARAIDGLWRSMGGQLDGRVIDGVAPPSAASFELISPTLLEVVRDINKFSNNVMAQQLFLTLGRPAPITSPTSLGNDTRPAPGTLAATPESARAAVRQWWQHRIHATDLPFIDNGSGLSRSTRISATQLGQLLQTAYASPQMPELMSSLPLVGVDGTLKRSHAATGSAHLKTGSLRDVTALAGYVHATSGKRYVLVAIVNHPNAAAVKPALDALIDWAVMDNPDK; from the coding sequence ATGATTCAATTGCCCAAACCCATGCTCCTGATGCTCTGTGGCCTGTTGAGTGCGTTATGGGCCCAGGCCCAGGCCCAGGCCCAGGCTCAGCCCCTGCCGTTTGCGGTTGAAACGGCGCTGACACAGGCGCGCGTGCCGTTGGAGGCCGTATCCATCTGGGTGGCGCAAGCCGACCGGCAGGTTCCGCCCCGTTTGAGCCATCGCGCAGATGTCCCCATGAACCCGGCCTCGGTGACGAAGTTAGTCACCATTTACGCAGCGCTGGATTTACTGGGCCCGGCCTTTGTCTGGCACACCCCGGTGTGGCTGGACGGCCCGGTCAAGGCCGGCGTGCTCCAAGGCAATCTGGTGATTCAAGGCCAGGGCGATCCCAAACTGGTGGTGGAACGGCTGTGGCTGCTGCTGCGCCGGGTGCAAGGCATGGGTGTGCAGCGCATTGCGGGCAACATCGTGCTGGATCGCCATACATTTGCCGTGCCACCGACAGACCCCGGAGAATTTGACGGTGAGCCCCTGCGCCCAGCCAACACCTCAGCAGATGCCTTGCTGCTGAACTTCAAAACCATGGTGATAACCTTCACCCCGGATGCCAACGGTTTGATTGCCCGAGTGCAAGTTGATCCACCACTGGCAGGTGTGGTTTTGCCCACTCAGGTGCCACTGTCCACATCCGCCGTATGCGGCGACTACCGGGCTGCCTTAAAAGCCAATTTTTCAGACCCCCAACGAATTCAGCTGGCGGGCAGCTTCCCGGCCAGTTGTGGTGAAAAAGTCTGGTCTGTGGCCTACCCCGACCCGGTCAGTTACAACGCCCGGGCCATCGACGGTTTGTGGCGCAGCATGGGCGGACAACTTGATGGCCGGGTCATCGACGGTGTTGCCCCCCCTTCTGCCGCCAGCTTTGAACTGATCTCACCCACGCTGCTGGAGGTGGTGCGCGACATCAACAAGTTCAGCAACAACGTGATGGCACAGCAACTCTTTTTAACACTTGGCCGGCCAGCCCCCATAACCAGCCCGACGAGTCTGGGGAACGACACCCGCCCCGCTCCCGGCACACTGGCCGCCACCCCGGAATCAGCCCGCGCAGCCGTGCGTCAATGGTGGCAGCATCGCATTCATGCCACCGATCTGCCCTTCATCGACAACGGTTCGGGCCTGTCACGCAGCACCCGCATCAGCGCCACGCAATTGGGACAACTGTTGCAAACCGCCTACGCGTCACCCCAGATGCCTGAACTGATGTCGTCACTGCCACTGGTCGGAGTCGACGGCACGCTCAAACGCAGCCATGCAGCAACAGGGAGCGCACATCTGAAAACCGGCAGCCTGCGTGATGTCACGGCACTGGCCGGTTATGTACACGCGACCAGTGGCAAGCGTTACGTGCTGGTGGCCATCGTGAATCACCCCAATGCAGCGGCGGTCAAGCCTGCGCTGGACGCACTGATTGACTGGGCGGTGATGGACAATCCAGACAAGTAA
- a CDS encoding SemiSWEET transporter: protein MTLTDLIGTLAAILTTVSFLPQALHTFRTKDVKGISLGMYSAFTVGVALWLVYGLLLNAWPVVIANCVTLALASAILVMKLRYR from the coding sequence ATGACCCTGACTGACCTGATCGGCACACTGGCCGCCATCCTGACCACCGTGAGTTTTTTGCCGCAAGCCCTGCACACCTTTCGCACCAAAGATGTCAAAGGCATCTCACTGGGCATGTACAGTGCGTTTACAGTGGGCGTAGCACTGTGGTTGGTCTATGGCCTGCTGCTGAATGCCTGGCCGGTGGTGATTGCCAACTGCGTCACACTGGCGCTGGCAAGTGCCATCCTGGTGATGAAGTTGCGGTACCGTTAA
- a CDS encoding SGNH/GDSL hydrolase family protein — protein MRQFKILGVAMAAALLVAACGGGGGDGNQASAVKFTSMVSFGDSLSDVGTYKVGAVAAMGGGTYTVNGITGAIGAEPTPSKNWTELVASQLRLPAPCPAQTGLNSAAALGGPVAVVNYPACNNYAQGGARVTDPVGPGSASAPVNSPLGQLTVPIITQISTHLTKVGGSFSGTELVTVMAGGNDVLELLDQLKANATAAGTTAFGNTLVGGLVALVPNPANQPAAMLAIGTALQTAAAVPGATTTDIVTAAVTAASGQPGVTLPINSTPIVTAATAAANKAGADYATTNGPKAVADMAKAGGELAAYVKTLIIGKGAKYVAVVNLPDVSLTPSSKAQSVETQALISNMVVYFNTQLQNGLTGVAGVTVVDAYADNRNQIANPASYALTNITTPACNLTKPSPNALGSSLVCNTTNVIAGDTSHYLFADTVHPTPYGYKLLAQLVTKSMVLAGWL, from the coding sequence ATGAGGCAATTCAAAATTCTGGGTGTAGCCATGGCTGCAGCGCTGCTGGTAGCGGCTTGTGGCGGTGGTGGTGGGGACGGCAATCAAGCGTCAGCTGTCAAATTTACATCCATGGTGTCGTTTGGCGACAGCTTGAGTGATGTGGGAACCTACAAGGTGGGTGCCGTAGCGGCCATGGGTGGTGGCACTTATACGGTGAATGGCATCACGGGGGCCATTGGCGCAGAACCAACTCCCAGCAAAAACTGGACGGAGCTGGTTGCCTCCCAATTACGCCTACCCGCACCGTGCCCGGCACAAACAGGTCTGAACAGTGCCGCCGCTCTTGGTGGACCTGTTGCTGTTGTGAATTACCCTGCCTGCAACAACTACGCCCAAGGCGGCGCACGTGTGACCGACCCCGTTGGACCTGGCAGCGCCTCTGCCCCTGTGAACTCCCCCTTGGGTCAGTTGACCGTTCCCATCATTACCCAGATTTCCACCCACCTCACCAAAGTCGGTGGCAGCTTCAGCGGGACCGAACTGGTCACAGTGATGGCTGGTGGGAACGATGTTTTAGAGTTGCTGGATCAACTCAAGGCTAACGCGACGGCTGCGGGAACAACGGCATTTGGCAACACCTTGGTGGGCGGATTGGTTGCCCTGGTTCCCAACCCAGCCAACCAACCGGCAGCCATGCTGGCCATTGGCACAGCGCTTCAAACAGCAGCAGCGGTTCCTGGTGCCACGACCACAGACATTGTCACAGCAGCGGTCACCGCCGCATCGGGACAACCAGGAGTCACTCTTCCGATTAATTCCACCCCTATCGTTACGGCTGCTACAGCGGCCGCCAATAAAGCAGGTGCTGACTACGCCACAACCAACGGCCCGAAGGCAGTCGCTGACATGGCGAAGGCTGGTGGTGAGTTGGCCGCCTATGTCAAAACTTTGATCATCGGCAAAGGTGCCAAGTACGTTGCCGTGGTTAACCTGCCTGATGTCAGTCTGACACCATCGTCCAAAGCACAGTCTGTGGAAACACAAGCATTGATCAGCAATATGGTGGTTTATTTCAACACCCAATTGCAAAATGGTCTGACGGGTGTAGCTGGCGTGACTGTTGTAGATGCGTATGCGGATAACCGTAACCAAATCGCCAATCCTGCGAGTTATGCGCTGACCAATATCACAACTCCCGCCTGCAATCTGACAAAACCAAGCCCCAACGCCTTGGGTAGTTCGCTGGTGTGTAACACCACCAACGTCATTGCAGGAGACACATCCCATTACCTTTTTGCTGACACCGTTCACCCCACCCCCTACGGCTACAAGCTGCTTGCCCAACTGGTCACCAAGAGCATGGTTCTCGCTGGCTGGCTCTAA
- a CDS encoding OmpW/AlkL family protein has protein sequence MKTNIKFLAAAAVLTTSTAFAQTAGTWMARMGVTTITPQVDSGYLSAPDYMGGTKADVGSNTQLSGGITYMYTDHWAVDVPLAMPFTHKIIGDGALKGAGDLAEVKAIPFTVFLQYRFMEANAKFRPYVGLGATYAYFFDEQGSGKLTATTNPGGLPTKMTVDSKWALTPQIGATFAINDKWFVDLHYSKSFLKTTTHFSTGQHLDITLDPVAYGIDIGYKF, from the coding sequence ATGAAAACCAACATAAAGTTCCTTGCCGCAGCGGCAGTACTGACCACCAGCACGGCTTTTGCTCAAACCGCTGGCACCTGGATGGCGCGTATGGGTGTCACCACCATCACACCACAAGTCGACAGTGGTTATTTATCAGCACCTGACTACATGGGCGGCACCAAAGCGGATGTAGGTTCCAACACCCAGCTCAGTGGTGGTATCACCTACATGTACACCGATCATTGGGCGGTTGATGTCCCTCTCGCCATGCCGTTTACCCACAAGATCATTGGTGACGGCGCACTGAAAGGCGCAGGCGACCTGGCTGAAGTCAAGGCCATTCCATTTACCGTGTTCCTGCAGTACCGCTTCATGGAGGCCAACGCCAAGTTTCGACCCTATGTAGGGCTGGGGGCCACTTATGCCTACTTCTTTGATGAGCAGGGTAGTGGCAAACTCACCGCCACAACCAATCCTGGCGGCTTACCAACCAAGATGACGGTGGACTCCAAATGGGCGCTAACCCCCCAGATTGGTGCAACGTTCGCCATCAACGACAAATGGTTTGTTGACCTGCACTACAGCAAGTCGTTCCTGAAAACAACAACGCATTTTTCAACCGGACAACACTTGGATATCACCCTGGAT